In the Bacillus sp. HSf4 genome, GAAGCGCAGACAGCCGACTACAAAGCACCAAGGACGGAGACAGAGCAGCTGCTTGCCGACATTTGGCAGGAGGTTCTCGGGATTGAGCGAATCGGGCTCACCGACAATTTCTTCACGCTCGGCGGAGATTCGATCAAAGGCATTCAAATGGCGAGCCGGCTTCAGCAGTACGGCTGGAAACTTGAAATGAAAGATTTGTTTCAGCACCCGACGATCGGCGAGATCAGTTCGTATATCGAATGGACGGACGGCAAACCGATCGACCAGGGACCTGTTGAAGGGGAAGCCGCATTGACGCCGATTCAGCGCTGGTTCTTTGAACGTGAATTCACAAACGAGCACCACTGGAACCAGTCGGTCATGCTTCACGCCCCGGCAGGTTTTGATCCTGAGCTCGTCGAGCAGACACTGGAGAAACTGACTGAGCATCACGATGCACTGCGCATGGTGTACAAAAAGGAAAACGGCCGTATCAGCCAACATAACCGCGGACCCGGTCAGCACGGATTTGCCTTTAGAGTGGTTGATCTCCGGTATGTCACTGATAGTGCAGCGGAAATCGCCGCTCAAGCGAAGCGGCTGCAGGCAAGCCTTCATATTGAAACAGGGCCGCTCGTAAAGGCCGAACAGTATCAGACTGCAGAAGGCGACCATTTGTTGATTGTCATCCATCATTTAGTCGTGGACGGTGTATCATGGAGAATCCTGCTGGAAGACTTTGCATCAGGCTACCTGCAGGCCGCTCAGCGGCAGGATATTGTCTTCCCTGACAAAACAAATTCGTTCAAAGATTGGGCTGAAGAGCTTGAGGCCTATGCGCAATCCGAACGCTTCCGCAAAACAGCAGACTATTGGCGCAGTCTTGAAGAAGAACGAATTCCGGCATTGCCGAAGGACCATACAGCCGCTGAAAGGAAAGTGAAAGATTCAGCCGCTGTAATGTTCGAATTAACTGAAGCGGAAACACGTTTGCTTTTGACGAAAGTCCATGAGCCGTATGGTACGGATATCAATGACATTCTGCTTTCCGCTCTAAAGCTGACGATCATGGAATGGACGAACGATTCAAAAGTGTGTATCAACATGGAAGGGCACGGCAGGGAAGACATCATCCCGGGCATGAACATCTCAAGAACGGTGGGCTGGTTCACCGCGCAATATCCAGTCGTTTTAAAAGGGGCTGAAGACGGCGGCTTGCCTGAGATGATCAAAAGCGTAAAAGAACAATTACGCCAGATTCCGGATAAGGGAATCGGATATGGCATCCTTCGCTATTTAACGGATGGCGCCGATTTTTCACTCAAACCGGAGATCAGTTTTAACTATTTAGGCCAGATCGACAATGAAGTACAGACCGAATTCTTCGGACCGTCCTCTTATGATATGGGGAATCAAGTTTCAGAGGAATCAGAAGCGCTCTATGCTTTGAGCTTCAGCGGCATCATCAAAGGTGAAAAGCTCATCATGTCCTGCTCCTTTTCTACAAAGGAATTTGACAGGCAAACTGTTCAGGAGATCATGGACCGCTTCAAACATCATCTGCAGCAATTGATCGATCATTGTACGGCCAAAGAAGGGCGCGAATTCACGCCGAGCGACTTTACCGCCGGAGACCTTGAAATGGAAGAAATGGGCGATCTATTTGACGTCCTTGAAGAAAATCTGAACTAAACAACAGGGAACACCCGCTTCACAATAAGCGGGTGTATCCATGAAAGGGGGAACGATCATGAGCCAGTTCAAAAAAGAGCATGTACAGGACATTTATTACTTATCGCCGATGCAGGAAGGGATGCTGTTTCACACGCTGCTTCACCCTGGACAAGGTTTCTACATTGAACAGATCAGCATGCAGGTGAAGGGGTCCTTCCAAAAAGAGGTTCTAGAAAAAAGCATGAATGTGATCATTGATAGATATGATATTTTCCGGTCCGTATTTGTACATGAAAAAATGAAAAGACCGGTTCAGGTCGTCTTAAAACAAAGAACCTTTGCAGTGCAAGAAATCGATTTAAGCGGGCTTTCTGAAAAAGAACAGAACGAAAAAATCGAAGAATATAAACAAAAAGACAAAGAAAAAGGCTTTCAACTCGCAAAAGACATTCCGATGAGAACCGCCATTTTCAAAAAAGGAACGGATCATTACGAATGGGTTTGGAGCTACCATCATATTTTGCTGGACGGCTGGTGCTTCGGCGTTGTTGTTCAGGAGCTTTTCAAAGTGTACAATGCGCTCCGCGACAACAAGCCTTACAGTCTGCCCCCAGTCAAACCGTACAAAGAATATATCAAATGGCTTGAACAGCAGGATAAGCAAACATCGCTGGCCTATTGGCAGACCTATTTAGACGGTTTTGAAGGACAGACAACCTTTAGAGAACAGCGGAATAAAACAGAACAACCCGTCAGTCAGCCCGAAGAGCTGCTGTTTACTCTGCCAAAGGAGGACACGGAAGCGTTCACACGGCTTGCAAAGGCTCACAACACGACATTGAGCACAGCTCTCCAGGCGGTATGGTCCGTGCTTTTGAGCCGTTATCAGCGATCGCGCGACCTGATCTTCGGTACAGTGGTATCGGGACGCCCCGCGGAAATCAATGGTGTGGAGCACATGGTCGGCCTCTTTATCAATGTCGTGCCGAAACGGGTGACATTCGGCGGGCAGACGACTTTTACGGAGCTGATCACCGATTTGCAGAAGCAGTCGCTCGAATCTGAGCCTCATCAATATGTGCCGCTTTATGACATCCAAAGCCATATCGGGGCGCCGGATTTAATCGACCACATCATCGTGTTTGAAAACTATCCGCTCCAAGAAGCCAACAAACAGCAGGAAGAAAAAAATCTCGGCTTTACAATGGGCGATGTCAGCGTCTTTGAAAAATCAAATTACGATCTGAATCTCCTTGCATCTCCAGGCGAGGAAATGCTGCTGAAGCTGGCTTACAACAGGAACGTCTATGACTCTGCATTCGCCGTCCGTCTCAAAGAACAGCTGCTAACCGCAATCCGGGAGGTCGTCAGCAATCCGCATCAGCCGCTGGATGATATCGATGTGGTGCCGGAAGAGGAGAAAACGCATCTGCTGTCTGAGTTGAATCCTCCGGCGGACGAAGAAAAAGCCAGACTGACACTGCCGCAATGGTTTGAACATTATGCGGAAGCCATCCCTGAACACCCTGCCGTTTCGGCAGCCGGACGAACACTTACATATGCCGAGCTGAACGAACAGGCGAACAGACTCGCCCGTCTGCTCCGCAAGAAGAACATCAGCAGGGACAAAGCCGTCGCCCTCTTTTTCCGGCGTTCACCGGAAATGGTCATCGCGATACTTGCGGTGTTAAAAGCGGGAGGTGCCTATTTGCCGATCGATCCGGAGTATCCGAGAGAGCGCATTCAATACATGCTTGAAGACAGCGGAGCGGTATGCCTGCTCACTCAGGAAGAGCTTCAGGATCAAGCGGCACAGCTTTCCTTCACAGGAGAAACGATTGCCATCGACGGTCCGGCCGCATCCGCAGAAAGCGGAGACAACCTTGAATTGGACGGGCGGCCGGAGACATTAGCTTATATCATGTACACATCGGGAACCACGGGCAAACCGAAAGGAAATTTGACGACGCACGCCAATATCGCTCGGGTCGTCAAAGAGACGAATTATATAGACATCACACAGCACGACACAGTGCTGTCTCTGTCAAACTATGCATTTGACGGTTTTACATTTGATCTGTACGGCGCACTGCTCAACGGAGGAAAATTGGTGATTGCTGATCAAAAGACCATTCTTCATATCAACAAGCTGTCGGAAACGATTCAAAACGAAAACATCACGGTTATGTTTGCGACGACGGCACTGTTCAACCTGCTTGTCGATGAGGGAACGGATTGGATGAAAGGCCTTCGCAAAGTGCTGTTTGGAGGCGAGCGTTCATCTGTCAGACATGTGAAAAAAGCGCTTGCCGCGATGGGGCATGATCGGATCATTCATGTATACGGCCCCACGGAAACGACCGTATTTGCGACATTTTATCCGGTCAACAGTGTGCCTGATACCGCCGTTTCCATCCCGATCGGCAAACCGTTGAACGAAACAGGGGCATACATTCTGACGGAAAACGGCCGGCTGCAGCCGCTGGGAGCGGTCGGGGAACTGTGCATCAGCGGCGCCGGTGTATCGCGGGGCTACTTAAACAGGGCAGATTTGACGGCGGCAAAATTTGTTCCGCATCCGTTTCAGAGCGGTGACATCGTGTATCGGACGGGCGACCTTGCCCGCTGGCTGCCGGATGGCAACATCGATTTCATCGGGCGGGTGGATGATCAGGTGAAAATCCGCGGACATCGGATCGAGATCGGCGAAATTGAAGAACAGCTTCTCCGCTTACAAAGCGTAAAAGAAGCCGTTGTTCTCACAAGACGAAGTGAGAGCGGGGATGCGGTTCTTGCCGCATATGTCGTTCCAACCCCTGAAGAAGATGTGTCAGAAGAGGCGCTTCGCCGCGGACTGGCCCGCCAGCTTCCGGCGTATATGGTACCAGCGGGATTTGTCATCCTTGAAGAGCTTCCGCTGACGGCAAACGGCAAAGTCAATCGTCGGTTTCTGCCGGAAGCGACGGCACCTTCCGAAAAAGCTGATGATCGGGAGCCGCGCAATGAGACGGAGAACAAGCTTGCGGCCATTTGGTCGGACGTATTGGGGAGGCCAAAGATCGGCGTTGATGAGAACTTTTTTGAAATCGGCGGTCATTCATTGAAAGCAATGGCTGTCACTTCCCGTATTTTAAAGGAGCTTGGCATCGACGTTCCGGTGCATGTCATGTTTGACAAGCCGACCATTGCGCATCTCGCGGCTTATATCGAAAACGGAGGGGAATCGGGCGAAGCGGGGAAAACCGTCTTCAATCCGGAAAGCAGCCGGCAGGTGTTTGCATTCCCGCCTGTCCTCGGGTATGGCGTGATGTACGGCAAACTTGCCGAACAATTGCCCGAATACAAGCTTTGCGCCTTTGATTTTATTGAAAGCGATGATCGGATCGAGCGCTTCGCTGAAGCCATCATCAATCTTCAGCCTGAGGGTCCATTGACATTGATGGGATATTCGGCCGGATGCGCCCTCGCGTTTGAAGTGGCGCAAGAGCTTGAAAAAAACGGACGGCAGGTTGAAAAACTGCTGATGATTGATTCCTATATGAAAAACGATGTCAGCGATTTAAAAGGACGTACGATTGAAGATGACGTGGCTCGACTGATGGAAGCCAACCAAGATAATGAATATCTGCAAATCAAGGCGGTTCAGCAAGGCATTTTCAAAAAGATGAGCGCGTATTATTCATACTTTGTGAACGTGATCCACCGGGGAAAAGTCGGCGCTGATATTCACTTGATCAAATCGGAAGAGACGAGTCCGCTTCCGGCATGGCTTTCCGCTTGGGAAGAAGGCACGAGCGCTTCCTGCCGCAGCTATCAAGGATGCGGGAAACATGATGAAATGCTTGCGGCAGAATTTGCCGAACGAAACGCAGAGCTCATCAAGCCGATTTTGGAAGGCCGTCCTGCAAGAGCAGGAGGTGTACGATAGGTGAATGATTTATTCAAACAGTTCGGATCGGCTCCGGGCGGCATTCAATTGATCTGCTTCCCGTTTGCCGGGGGCTATTCGGCATCATTCCGGCCGCTTTACGAACATTTGCAAACCGATTGCGAGGTGTGGGCGGCAGAACCGCCAGGGCACGGGACGAATCGCATGGAGCCTGTCGATGATTTGGAAAAGCTCGTCGACATGTATTTTACGGCGCTCAAGCCGAAGCTGCTCCGGCCATTTGTGCTGTTTGGCCACAGCATGGGAGGAATGGTCGTATACAGACTGACGCAAAAGCTTGAAAAAGAGGGGATCCATCCGCAAGCTGTCGTCATTTCAGCGATCCAGCCGCCTCATATCAAACAGAAAAAGGTTTCCGACTATGATGATGACGCCTTTCTCGATC is a window encoding:
- a CDS encoding amino acid adenylation domain-containing protein, coding for MSQFKKEHVQDIYYLSPMQEGMLFHTLLHPGQGFYIEQISMQVKGSFQKEVLEKSMNVIIDRYDIFRSVFVHEKMKRPVQVVLKQRTFAVQEIDLSGLSEKEQNEKIEEYKQKDKEKGFQLAKDIPMRTAIFKKGTDHYEWVWSYHHILLDGWCFGVVVQELFKVYNALRDNKPYSLPPVKPYKEYIKWLEQQDKQTSLAYWQTYLDGFEGQTTFREQRNKTEQPVSQPEELLFTLPKEDTEAFTRLAKAHNTTLSTALQAVWSVLLSRYQRSRDLIFGTVVSGRPAEINGVEHMVGLFINVVPKRVTFGGQTTFTELITDLQKQSLESEPHQYVPLYDIQSHIGAPDLIDHIIVFENYPLQEANKQQEEKNLGFTMGDVSVFEKSNYDLNLLASPGEEMLLKLAYNRNVYDSAFAVRLKEQLLTAIREVVSNPHQPLDDIDVVPEEEKTHLLSELNPPADEEKARLTLPQWFEHYAEAIPEHPAVSAAGRTLTYAELNEQANRLARLLRKKNISRDKAVALFFRRSPEMVIAILAVLKAGGAYLPIDPEYPRERIQYMLEDSGAVCLLTQEELQDQAAQLSFTGETIAIDGPAASAESGDNLELDGRPETLAYIMYTSGTTGKPKGNLTTHANIARVVKETNYIDITQHDTVLSLSNYAFDGFTFDLYGALLNGGKLVIADQKTILHINKLSETIQNENITVMFATTALFNLLVDEGTDWMKGLRKVLFGGERSSVRHVKKALAAMGHDRIIHVYGPTETTVFATFYPVNSVPDTAVSIPIGKPLNETGAYILTENGRLQPLGAVGELCISGAGVSRGYLNRADLTAAKFVPHPFQSGDIVYRTGDLARWLPDGNIDFIGRVDDQVKIRGHRIEIGEIEEQLLRLQSVKEAVVLTRRSESGDAVLAAYVVPTPEEDVSEEALRRGLARQLPAYMVPAGFVILEELPLTANGKVNRRFLPEATAPSEKADDREPRNETENKLAAIWSDVLGRPKIGVDENFFEIGGHSLKAMAVTSRILKELGIDVPVHVMFDKPTIAHLAAYIENGGESGEAGKTVFNPESSRQVFAFPPVLGYGVMYGKLAEQLPEYKLCAFDFIESDDRIERFAEAIINLQPEGPLTLMGYSAGCALAFEVAQELEKNGRQVEKLLMIDSYMKNDVSDLKGRTIEDDVARLMEANQDNEYLQIKAVQQGIFKKMSAYYSYFVNVIHRGKVGADIHLIKSEETSPLPAWLSAWEEGTSASCRSYQGCGKHDEMLAAEFAERNAELIKPILEGRPARAGGVR
- a CDS encoding alpha/beta fold hydrolase encodes the protein MNDLFKQFGSAPGGIQLICFPFAGGYSASFRPLYEHLQTDCEVWAAEPPGHGTNRMEPVDDLEKLVDMYFTALKPKLLRPFVLFGHSMGGMVVYRLTQKLEKEGIHPQAVVISAIQPPHIKQKKVSDYDDDAFLDHLVQLGGIPEELVKNREMINFFLPSFRADYRALETFSHSDHTVVSSPVHMLNGEKDDKCVKDAFGWRQWVKNIDFHYFAGGHMFLLSETEQVAARIRSIIASTGKTPV